The proteins below come from a single Mangifera indica cultivar Alphonso chromosome 16, CATAS_Mindica_2.1, whole genome shotgun sequence genomic window:
- the LOC123198516 gene encoding probable LRR receptor-like serine/threonine-protein kinase At5g63710 isoform X2: MLGGSLHHSLHFIIITTILSSIALIYYLCFLRLFLSQAEVAAQVMPKSGGKILVYECWWEIKTSYKFGAKLMIKCFILLIFLSFSHSSKDPDVEGEALVEILKTLNDTNHHITDWNDHLVSPCFSWSHVSCRNGNVVSLMLDSNGFSGKLSPLFTKLKFLVSLELQNNNLSGALPDFIGNMVHLQTLNLANNKFSGSIPLNWGQLSNLKHLDLSSNDLAGKIPMQLFSVATFNFTGTHLTCGSTLDQPCVSSAPLPGEDDRKVSFGQLRRFSWRELQLATDNFSESNIIGQGGFGKVYKGVLSDNSKVAVKRLANYYSPGGEAAFLREVQLISVAVHRNLLQLIGFCTTPSERILVYPFMQNLSVAYRLRDLKPGEKDLDWPTRKRVAFGAAHGLEYLHEHCNPKIIHRDLKAANILLDDNFEAVLGDFGLARLVDPKLTHVTTQVRGTMGHIAPEYLSTGKSSEKTDVFGYGITLLELVTGQRAIDFSRLEEEEDVLLLDHIKKLLRENRLSDIVDKNLKNYESKEVEIVVQVALLCTQSCPEDRPTMAEVVKMLEGVGLAERWAEWEQLEQVRHQEFSLMSHQFAWAEESSLDQEAIQLSRAR; the protein is encoded by the exons atgctTGGTGGGTCCCTCCATCACTCACTAcacttcatcatcatcaccacaATCCTTTCTTCAATTGCTTTAATATACTACTTGTGCTTCCTCCGCCTTTTCCTTTCTCAGGCTGAAGTTGCCGCCCAAGTCATGCCTAAATCAG GTGGGAAGATATTGGTGTATGAATGTTGGTGGGAAATAAAAACTAGTTACAAGTTTGGAGCAAAGCTAATGATAAAGTGTTTCATACTCCTTATCTTTCTAAGTTTCAGTCATTCATCCAAGGACCCTGATGTTGAAG GCGAAGCTTTGGTGGAGATTTTAAAGACTCTCAATGATACTAATCACCACATAACGGATTGGAATGATCATCTTGTGAGCCCATGTTTTAGTTGGTCTCATGTCAGTTGCAGAAATGGAAATGTTGTATCACT GATGCTAGATTCAAATGGCTTTTCTGGAAAACTATCTCCATTGTTTACCAAACTGAAGTTTTTGGTTAGCTT GGAGCTACAGAACAATAATTTATCAGGTGCATTACCAGATTTCATTGGCAACATGGTTCACCTGCAAACTCTGAATCTTGCAAACAATAAATTCAGTGGCTCTATTCCTTTGAATTGGGGTCAGCTATCAAATTTAAAGCATTT GGATCTTTCATCCAATGATTTAGCTGGAAAAATTCCAATGCAACTATTTTCAGTTGCAACATTCAA CTTTACTGGAACACATCTCACTTGTGGCTCTACTTTGGACCAGCCTTGTGTGTCAAGTGCTCCTCTACCag GTGAAGATGATCGCAAAGTTTCTTTTGGTCAGCTTAGAAGATTTTCTTGGCGTGAACTGCAACTTGCAACTGATAATTTTAGTGAAAGTAACATAATTGGACAAGGAGGTTTTGGGAAAGTGTATAAAGGTGTCCTCTCTGACAACTCAAAAGTTGCTGTGAAACGCCTTGCTAATTATTATAGTCCTGGTGGAGAGGCTGCATTCCTCAGGGAAGTCCAACTTATAAGTGTTGCTGTTCATAGGAATCTTCTACAGTTAATTGGATTCTGCACAACCCCATCTGAGAGAATCCTTGTTTACCCTTTCATGCAAAATCTTAGCGTTGCCTATCGCTTGAGAG ATTTGAAACCCGGAGAGAAAGATTTGGACTGGCCAACAAGGAAACGTGTGGCATTTGGAGCGGCCCATGGTTTGGAGTATCTACACGAGCACTGTAATCCTAAGATTATACATCGTGATTTAAAAGCTGCCAATATCCTTTTGGATGACAATTTTGAAGCTGTTCTTGGAGATTTTGGCCTGGCAAGACTTGTTGATCCAAAATTGACCCATGTTACCACTCAAGTGCGTGGTACAATGGGCCACATTGCCCCAGAATATTTGTCAACTGGGAAATCTTCAGAGAAGACAGATGTGTTTGGATATGGAATAACTCTACTAGAACTTGTAACTGGTCAACGTGCAATAGATTTCTCTCGCCTTGAAGAGGAAGAGGATGTTCTTCTGCTTGATCAT ATTAAGAAATTACTGAGAGAAAATAGACTGAGTGATATTGTGGATAAAAACCTGAAGAATTATGAATCGAAAGAAGTAGAGATTGTTGTTCAGGTGGCATTGCTCTGCACTCAAAGCTGCCCTGAAGACCGTCCGACAATGGCAGAAGTGGTTAAAATGTTGGAGGGAGTGGGACTAGCTGAGAGGTGGGCTGAGTGGGAGCAGCTTGAACAAGTAAGACATCAAGAATTCTCACTCATGTCTCACCAATTTGCTTGGGCAGAAGAATCAAGTCTTGACCAAGAAGCAATACAGTTGTCCAGAGCAAGGTAG
- the LOC123198516 gene encoding probable LRR receptor-like serine/threonine-protein kinase At5g63710 isoform X1, which translates to MLGGSLHHSLHFIIITTILSSIALIYYLCFLRLFLSQAEVAAQVMPKSGGKILVYECWWEIKTSYKFGAKLMIKCFILLIFLSFSHSSKDPDVEGEALVEILKTLNDTNHHITDWNDHLVSPCFSWSHVSCRNGNVVSLMLDSNGFSGKLSPLFTKLKFLVSLELQNNNLSGALPDFIGNMVHLQTLNLANNKFSGSIPLNWGQLSNLKHLDLSSNDLAGKIPMQLFSVATFNFTGTHLTCGSTLDQPCVSSAPLPVSTSRSKLRVVVASASCGAFVLLLLGALFLFRYQLQRRKDDIFVDVAGEDDRKVSFGQLRRFSWRELQLATDNFSESNIIGQGGFGKVYKGVLSDNSKVAVKRLANYYSPGGEAAFLREVQLISVAVHRNLLQLIGFCTTPSERILVYPFMQNLSVAYRLRDLKPGEKDLDWPTRKRVAFGAAHGLEYLHEHCNPKIIHRDLKAANILLDDNFEAVLGDFGLARLVDPKLTHVTTQVRGTMGHIAPEYLSTGKSSEKTDVFGYGITLLELVTGQRAIDFSRLEEEEDVLLLDHIKKLLRENRLSDIVDKNLKNYESKEVEIVVQVALLCTQSCPEDRPTMAEVVKMLEGVGLAERWAEWEQLEQVRHQEFSLMSHQFAWAEESSLDQEAIQLSRAR; encoded by the exons atgctTGGTGGGTCCCTCCATCACTCACTAcacttcatcatcatcaccacaATCCTTTCTTCAATTGCTTTAATATACTACTTGTGCTTCCTCCGCCTTTTCCTTTCTCAGGCTGAAGTTGCCGCCCAAGTCATGCCTAAATCAG GTGGGAAGATATTGGTGTATGAATGTTGGTGGGAAATAAAAACTAGTTACAAGTTTGGAGCAAAGCTAATGATAAAGTGTTTCATACTCCTTATCTTTCTAAGTTTCAGTCATTCATCCAAGGACCCTGATGTTGAAG GCGAAGCTTTGGTGGAGATTTTAAAGACTCTCAATGATACTAATCACCACATAACGGATTGGAATGATCATCTTGTGAGCCCATGTTTTAGTTGGTCTCATGTCAGTTGCAGAAATGGAAATGTTGTATCACT GATGCTAGATTCAAATGGCTTTTCTGGAAAACTATCTCCATTGTTTACCAAACTGAAGTTTTTGGTTAGCTT GGAGCTACAGAACAATAATTTATCAGGTGCATTACCAGATTTCATTGGCAACATGGTTCACCTGCAAACTCTGAATCTTGCAAACAATAAATTCAGTGGCTCTATTCCTTTGAATTGGGGTCAGCTATCAAATTTAAAGCATTT GGATCTTTCATCCAATGATTTAGCTGGAAAAATTCCAATGCAACTATTTTCAGTTGCAACATTCAA CTTTACTGGAACACATCTCACTTGTGGCTCTACTTTGGACCAGCCTTGTGTGTCAAGTGCTCCTCTACCag TTTCAACCAGCAGATCAAAACTTAGAGTTGTTGTAGCATCAGCAAGTTGTGGTGCTTTTGTACTTCTGTTGCTCGGGGCTTTGTTTTTATTCCGATATCAGTTGCAAAGACGCAAAGATGACATTTTTGTTGATGTTGCAG GTGAAGATGATCGCAAAGTTTCTTTTGGTCAGCTTAGAAGATTTTCTTGGCGTGAACTGCAACTTGCAACTGATAATTTTAGTGAAAGTAACATAATTGGACAAGGAGGTTTTGGGAAAGTGTATAAAGGTGTCCTCTCTGACAACTCAAAAGTTGCTGTGAAACGCCTTGCTAATTATTATAGTCCTGGTGGAGAGGCTGCATTCCTCAGGGAAGTCCAACTTATAAGTGTTGCTGTTCATAGGAATCTTCTACAGTTAATTGGATTCTGCACAACCCCATCTGAGAGAATCCTTGTTTACCCTTTCATGCAAAATCTTAGCGTTGCCTATCGCTTGAGAG ATTTGAAACCCGGAGAGAAAGATTTGGACTGGCCAACAAGGAAACGTGTGGCATTTGGAGCGGCCCATGGTTTGGAGTATCTACACGAGCACTGTAATCCTAAGATTATACATCGTGATTTAAAAGCTGCCAATATCCTTTTGGATGACAATTTTGAAGCTGTTCTTGGAGATTTTGGCCTGGCAAGACTTGTTGATCCAAAATTGACCCATGTTACCACTCAAGTGCGTGGTACAATGGGCCACATTGCCCCAGAATATTTGTCAACTGGGAAATCTTCAGAGAAGACAGATGTGTTTGGATATGGAATAACTCTACTAGAACTTGTAACTGGTCAACGTGCAATAGATTTCTCTCGCCTTGAAGAGGAAGAGGATGTTCTTCTGCTTGATCAT ATTAAGAAATTACTGAGAGAAAATAGACTGAGTGATATTGTGGATAAAAACCTGAAGAATTATGAATCGAAAGAAGTAGAGATTGTTGTTCAGGTGGCATTGCTCTGCACTCAAAGCTGCCCTGAAGACCGTCCGACAATGGCAGAAGTGGTTAAAATGTTGGAGGGAGTGGGACTAGCTGAGAGGTGGGCTGAGTGGGAGCAGCTTGAACAAGTAAGACATCAAGAATTCTCACTCATGTCTCACCAATTTGCTTGGGCAGAAGAATCAAGTCTTGACCAAGAAGCAATACAGTTGTCCAGAGCAAGGTAG